The Aphelocoma coerulescens isolate FSJ_1873_10779 chromosome 8, UR_Acoe_1.0, whole genome shotgun sequence genome contains the following window.
ATTTCAGAGAGAGGTGCACATTTGTGTGTTTACCTTGATGACTGTGTCCTAGCACCATACAGTAAGCTGCaataattaaaatgaaacaagGTCAGTGTGTTTAATTAGCTGATTACACATTAAAGATGCACAATGCAGGCAACTGTATACTAAAGACTTTCTACAAATGATGCAGTTTAAACTTAGTCCAAACCTGCATCACAAAAATGAAGCTGTCAAGTTTAAATGATACTCTTGTAGTCCTAGTTAGCTGGAATTAAAGATTGATGCTTTCTTCCCTTGCGGGGGAAAAAGGAGTTTAGGTACATGGAGTGCTGAAAGCAATGGAAATAACAGGAGTCTTAATTCACAAAAAGTGAATAAAAAATTCATTGACTAATGTTTTTATTCTAATGTGTGCACCTTTAGTTGTGTAATGGTCCTTTTAACTGAAGAATGGGATATAATTTTCTACTTGCATATGAACTTCTTTGAAATAACCAAGAGTCTTGGCATTGCCTGGTCTGGCTTTGGATGTACATTGTACTGAAACTATGGAATTTTAGTCATTTCTTTTAGACATTTAACTGAAAGTTAAAATGGCTAGTAAACTGCATTCTGACTGTAGAATTTAAGTACTAAATAAACTCTATGCATATTAGACCCACTTCCCTTGGTCTTACGTTTGATGCTCTTGTTGGATTGGTTGTAGCATAGTCTGTAGCTGCAGCTGAGTGCCCGAGCTGCCTGGCCCCTGGAAGGACATTCCTGAGTGACAGCACAGACTGGCACCTCACAGTGCAGAGTAAAGATGAAAGCTATTGCTCTCTAAAGTTGCCAGaatctttatttccttttctgttccaTTGGACACACGATTTGGGAGCTGGGTGACCAGGTGCTGGAATACAAGAGAGGCAGACATGCACACACCAATATCACTACAAAATGGGTTTGCTTCACACTTCCTTCATTTCAGTTTGACAGAGAagaattttatttaaagaaaccaTTAAATTAAACTGACAATTTATTGAGACAAAGCTGGAAAGCAAAGCCCACAGGATTCTTTTTGCAGTCTGGACTTCCCTGGAGCCGGATGTAATCACCATGAAATGACATCACTGTCTCACTAGGAGCCCCAAGAGTTACATAATGGTTGCTAATGACCATCTGGGTTGTGGGAAAGCTGAGGCAAGGACACCAAGTAATTTGCTAAGTCCATAAAGTCTGTCAGAGAGTGATCTGTGATTCAGAAAGCCATAGCTTGAGGTTGTCGAGTGCATGTGTCTGTGATCTGAATTCATCTGAAATTCTGTTCATACAAAGGAAGATGAAGCTAAGCTAGAGATGGTTGCTCATTAATTTGCTTTCATTTGGCACTGATGAACTAAAGGAAGCAGTTTGCCTTCCTCATGAAGCTTTTGAGCATCTGTTGCACCTCCAACACAAGTCCCATTGATAAACACTCTTGGGACCtatcaagaaaacaaaagttgCATTAGTTACTTCTGGGAAAAAAGGTAAACATTCAAGCAAGCCCATGTGGACTCCAGTACACACAATTACTGTGTTCTATATGTGTGTATAATATTAGTGTACAACCCACACTTCTCCATAGTATTTACAGACATGGGAAACTTTGTGTGCCCCTCCAAAGTGGGGTGAAGTCCCTGTGTAGGTGATTGTAATAAATTCCAATAATTGGGTCAAATGAgactatataaaataaaattcaagtgTTAAACACAATGGTTTAAATACACaaatgaaaaatggctttgatACTTCAGTTATTTCAGTGGCAGTATGGAAAAGATAACTGAGGGATAGCCAGAGGGGTTCTAGAAGAAGAGACAGAACCCTCCTGCAGCATCTAATTAAGGAGCTTGTATCCTAAATTTAACTATCACCAAAAAATTAAGGACTTGCTATGGATCTAACCCAAGAGGGATGTGTGTAGCCCAAGTTGTTACTCCTTATGTGTAAGAGAATGAATATACTCACTGTTCTGCCACCAGTCATCTGTTCCAGAATGTCTTGGAACTGCCTTCCATTTGTATTCACGTCCAGTTCCACAGCTGTGTAATTCACATTCAAACCCTCAAACaggttttttgccattttgcaGTATGGGCACGTTGTTTTAGAGAAAATCACCACACAGTTGTGTGAAATAATGTCCTGTGTGCTCAAAAGAAAGTTAAAAGTCAGCGAGCTTCAAGCCAGTGCACCTTGAACACTATTAACAGTCAGGAAAACTAACACACAAGTTAAAATCCTGCTGTTAGAGTAACAAACACAGGAAAACCTCTGCTGGCACCTCTGAAGGCAGGTTTGACCTGCACCTGGCTCCACACTGAGCACAAGGATGGTGGAGAGTGTGGTACAACTCTGCT
Protein-coding sequences here:
- the GLRX2 gene encoding glutaredoxin 2 isoform X1, coding for MALQGALRRAAAAWGGRSRMGNSQPASVGLSNDAAVNQIQDIISHNCVVIFSKTTCPYCKMAKNLFEGLNVNYTAVELDVNTNGRQFQDILEQMTGGRTVPRVFINGTCVGGATDAQKLHEEGKLLPLVHQCQMKAN
- the GLRX2 gene encoding glutaredoxin 2 isoform X2, with the protein product MGNSQPASVGLSNDAAVNQIQDIISHNCVVIFSKTTCPYCKMAKNLFEGLNVNYTAVELDVNTNGRQFQDILEQMTGGRTVPRVFINGTCVGGATDAQKLHEEGKLLPLVHQCQMKAN